A single window of Nicotiana sylvestris chromosome 5, ASM39365v2, whole genome shotgun sequence DNA harbors:
- the LOC138869657 gene encoding uncharacterized protein: MDNGKPFDNKLMNKICDLFGFKQHNSSMYYVVANGLAEAFNKTLCNLLKKVVSKSLLPLERQIPTLRLAIQEGLTDEENARLRLEELEALDEKRLEAQQSLGCYQARLSRSFHKRVFLRSFQVGDQVLVFKRPIITSGRSWGKFSAKWDGPYIVQEVYASGAYNIVDLEDLRIGPINGKFMKRYYP; encoded by the exons ATGGATAATGGTAAGCCATTTGATAACAAGTTGATGAATAAAATATGTGATctttttggcttcaagcaacacAATTCCTCCATGTATTATGTTGTTGCCAATGGACTTGCTGAAGCATTTAACAAGACGCTCTGCAACTTGTTGAAAAAGGTTGTTTCTAAGT CGCTCCTTCCACTTGAGCGTCAAATCCCAACGTTGAGGCTTGCCATTCAAGAAGGactcactgatgaagaaaatgctcggtTACGCCTTGAAGAATtggaagctcttgatgaaaaGAGGCTAGAAGCTCAACAAAGCCTTGGATGTTATCAAGCTCGCCTGTCTCGATCTTTTCACAAAAGGGTATTCCTTAGATCTTTCCAAGTGGGTGACCAAGTTCTTGTGTTCAAAAGGCCTATTATTACCTCTGGTCGATCTTGGGGCAAATTCTCTGCTAAGTGGGATGGACCATATATCGTACAAGAGGTATACGCAAGTGGCGCTTACAATATAGTTGACTTGGAAGATTTGCGGATTGGCCCCATCAACGGGAAATTCATGAAGAGATACTATCCTTGA